In a single window of the Ptychodera flava strain L36383 unplaced genomic scaffold, AS_Pfla_20210202 Scaffold_49__1_contigs__length_964681_pilon, whole genome shotgun sequence genome:
- the LOC139128320 gene encoding uncharacterized protein, with the protein MEQTLRDLYYNPITGFGAAQKLYEAACDVAKLKVTKKEVQDWLQTQTHQWAPILPQLLKNYNNTVHGSIKMKPIDTTEANDWQEFYILYGHEMAAAGAAPVFKHSERVQITKYKGTFKKGYLPNWTEEIFIVTKVIYTAGLQIPLVYKIKDLNGEEILGTFYSNELQRISSANNTDSADGELHRVERILKTKKVKGKKYYLIKWRGYPESFNSWEPEETVISIT; encoded by the exons ATGGAACAAACTCTAAGAGACCTATACTACAACCCGATAACTGGTTTTGGGGCCGCACAAAAACTATATGAGGCAGCGTGCGATGTGGCTAAGCTGAAggtgaccaagaaagaggtgcaggactggttgCAAACTCAG acacacCAGTGGGCCCctattctaccacaacttctcaaGAACTACAACAATACCGTacatggaagtatcaaaatgaaacccatcGACACAACAGAGGCAAATGATTGGCAGgaattttatatattatatggTCATGAGATGGCAGCCGCAGGTGCCGCCCCTGTCTTCAAGCATAGTGAACGGGTCCAAATTACCAAATACAAGggcactttcaagaaaggatatttaccaaactgGACAGAGGAGATCTTTATAGTTACAAAAGTTATCTACACAGCTGGACTGCAGATACCGCTCGTTTACAAGATAAAAGacctgaatggagaggaaatactcggcactttctattccaaTGAACTGCAGAGAATTAGCTCCGCAAACAACACTGACAGTGCTGATGGGGAGCTGCACAGAGTTGAGCGAATTCTGAAGACAAAAAAAGTAAAAGGAAAGAAatactatctgataaaatggcggggctatccagaaagtttcaatagttgggagccagaggaaactGTTATTAGCATTACTTAA